A window of the Streptomyces sp. NBC_01351 genome harbors these coding sequences:
- the hemB gene encoding porphobilinogen synthase, with protein sequence MSAYGSFPGSRPRRLRTTPAMRRMVAEYRLHPSDLILPAFVREGISEPLAISAMPGVVQHTRDTLRKAAVEAVEAGVSGIMLFGVPADENKDALGTAGTEPDGILQVAIRDVKAEVGDDLVIMSDLCLDEYTDHGHCGVLDEQGRVDNDATLERYAEMAQVQADAGVHVVGPSGMMDGQVGVVRDALDETGHEDVSILAYTAKYSSAFYGPFREAVASSLQGDRKTYQQDPANARESLRELALDLEEGADMVMVKPAGPYLDILHQVAQAVDVPVAAYQISGEYAMVEAAAEKGWIDRDRAVMETLLGIKRAGADMILTYWATEVAGWLRAER encoded by the coding sequence ATGAGCGCGTACGGATCCTTCCCCGGCTCGCGGCCCCGCCGGCTGCGCACCACCCCGGCGATGCGGCGGATGGTCGCGGAGTACCGGCTGCACCCCTCCGACCTGATCCTCCCGGCCTTCGTACGGGAGGGCATCAGTGAGCCCCTGGCGATCTCGGCGATGCCGGGCGTCGTGCAGCACACGCGGGACACGCTGCGGAAGGCCGCCGTGGAGGCGGTCGAGGCGGGGGTCTCGGGGATCATGCTCTTCGGCGTGCCGGCCGACGAGAACAAGGACGCGCTGGGTACGGCGGGCACCGAGCCGGACGGGATCCTGCAGGTCGCGATCCGTGATGTGAAGGCAGAGGTCGGGGATGATCTGGTGATCATGTCCGATCTTTGTCTCGACGAGTACACGGATCACGGGCACTGTGGGGTGCTCGACGAGCAGGGTCGGGTGGACAACGACGCGACGCTGGAGCGGTACGCGGAGATGGCCCAGGTGCAGGCCGATGCCGGTGTGCACGTGGTCGGGCCCAGCGGGATGATGGACGGTCAGGTCGGGGTCGTCCGGGACGCGCTGGACGAGACCGGGCACGAGGACGTGTCCATCCTCGCGTACACGGCCAAGTACTCGTCCGCCTTCTACGGGCCGTTCCGGGAGGCCGTGGCGTCGAGCCTGCAGGGTGATCGCAAGACGTACCAGCAGGATCCGGCGAACGCCCGGGAGTCGCTGCGGGAGCTGGCGCTGGACCTGGAGGAGGGCGCCGACATGGTGATGGTCAAGCCGGCCGGGCCCTACCTCGACATCCTGCACCAGGTCGCGCAGGCCGTGGACGTGCCGGTGGCGGCGTACCAGATCAGCGGCGAGTACGCGATGGTCGAGGCGGCCGCGGAGAAGGGCTGGATCGACCGCGACCGGGCCGTCATGGAGACGCTGCTGGGCATCAAGCGGGCCGGCGCCGACATGATCCTGACGTACTGGGCGACCGAGGTCGCGGGCTGGCTGCGCGCGGAGCGCTAG
- a CDS encoding DUF397 domain-containing protein has protein sequence MSTVLKWFKSSYSGSEGGQCLEAAITWQKSSYSGSEGGACVEMATCPAAQVHVRDSKVTDGPQLTLAPAAWTSLTSWVSA, from the coding sequence ATGAGCACCGTACTGAAGTGGTTCAAGTCCAGCTACAGCGGCAGCGAGGGCGGCCAGTGCCTCGAAGCCGCGATCACCTGGCAGAAGTCCTCCTACAGCGGCAGCGAGGGCGGCGCCTGCGTCGAGATGGCCACCTGCCCCGCCGCCCAGGTCCACGTCCGGGACTCCAAGGTCACCGACGGCCCGCAGCTCACCCTCGCTCCCGCCGCCTGGACCAGCCTCACCTCCTGGGTCAGCGCCTAG
- a CDS encoding bifunctional uroporphyrinogen-III C-methyltransferase/uroporphyrinogen-III synthase, protein MSPTSLNTSAFAGVAAHGHVTFLGAGPGDPGLLTLRAVEALAAADVLIAEPEVLDVVRTHARTGVDTPQLTIADEASAAAGVPVIRDAANLVMEAARSGRRVVRAVTGDPGLDGNAAEEMLVCATEGIPFEVVPGVATAVGVPAYAGVPLSGKQGADVRFVDARKASARSWSEVGASDGILVVSATLETVSAAAAELVSAGRKPDTPLTVTVAGTTTRQRTWSATLGTIAQVFKQGKVLPSPEGARPVIAVVGEHDAASRREELAWFESKPLFGWRVLVPRTKEQAASLSDQLRSYGAVPHEVPTIAVEPPRTPQQMERAVKGLVTGRYEWIAFTSVNAVKAVREKFEEYGLDARAFAGIKVAAVGEQTAAALVEFGVKPDLVPSGEQSAAGLLEDWPPYDPVFDPIDRVFLPRADIATETLVAGLIELGWEVDDVTAYRTVRASPPPADTREAIKGGGFDAVLFTSSSTVRNLVGIAGKPHNVTVIACIGPATAKTAEEHGLRVDVLSPEPSVGKLAEALAEYGAARREAAKQAGETVFRPSERRPGARRRRTT, encoded by the coding sequence GTGAGCCCCACAAGTCTGAACACCTCCGCTTTCGCGGGCGTCGCCGCCCACGGGCACGTCACCTTCCTCGGTGCCGGCCCAGGCGACCCGGGTCTGCTGACGCTGCGCGCCGTGGAGGCGCTCGCGGCAGCGGACGTACTGATCGCGGAGCCCGAGGTGCTCGACGTCGTACGGACGCACGCGCGCACGGGTGTCGACACGCCGCAGCTGACGATCGCTGACGAAGCGTCAGCGGCCGCCGGGGTCCCGGTGATCCGCGATGCCGCCAATCTTGTCATGGAGGCCGCGCGCTCCGGCAGGCGGGTCGTACGTGCCGTCACCGGCGACCCCGGGCTCGACGGGAACGCGGCCGAGGAGATGCTCGTCTGCGCCACCGAGGGCATCCCCTTCGAGGTGGTGCCGGGCGTCGCGACCGCGGTGGGCGTGCCCGCGTACGCGGGTGTGCCGCTGAGCGGCAAGCAGGGCGCGGACGTCCGGTTCGTGGACGCGCGCAAGGCCTCGGCGCGCTCCTGGAGCGAGGTCGGCGCGAGCGACGGGATCCTGGTGGTCTCCGCGACGCTGGAGACCGTCTCGGCCGCCGCCGCGGAGCTGGTGAGCGCCGGGCGCAAGCCCGACACCCCGTTGACCGTGACCGTGGCCGGTACGACGACGCGCCAGCGGACGTGGAGCGCGACCCTGGGGACCATCGCCCAGGTGTTCAAGCAGGGCAAGGTGCTCCCCTCGCCCGAGGGCGCCCGGCCCGTCATAGCCGTGGTCGGTGAGCACGACGCCGCCTCGCGGCGCGAGGAGCTGGCCTGGTTCGAGTCGAAGCCGCTGTTCGGCTGGCGGGTCCTCGTACCGCGCACCAAGGAGCAGGCCGCCTCGCTCTCCGACCAGTTGCGTTCGTACGGCGCGGTGCCGCACGAGGTGCCGACCATCGCCGTGGAGCCGCCGCGCACCCCGCAGCAGATGGAGCGGGCCGTGAAGGGCCTGGTGACGGGGCGGTACGAGTGGATCGCCTTCACCTCGGTGAACGCGGTCAAGGCGGTGCGGGAGAAGTTCGAGGAGTACGGGCTCGACGCGCGCGCCTTCGCGGGGATCAAGGTCGCCGCGGTGGGTGAGCAGACCGCTGCGGCGCTGGTGGAGTTCGGTGTGAAGCCGGACCTGGTGCCGAGCGGGGAGCAGTCCGCGGCCGGGCTGCTGGAGGACTGGCCGCCGTACGACCCGGTCTTCGACCCGATCGACCGCGTCTTCCTGCCGCGGGCCGACATCGCGACCGAAACGCTGGTCGCCGGGCTGATCGAGCTCGGGTGGGAGGTCGACGACGTGACCGCCTACCGGACGGTGCGCGCGTCGCCGCCGCCGGCGGATACGCGGGAGGCGATCAAGGGGGGTGGCTTTGATGCCGTTCTCTTCACGTCCAGCTCGACGGTCCGGAACCTGGTGGGTATCGCCGGGAAGCCGCACAACGTGACCGTGATCGCGTGTATCGGGCCGGCGACGGCCAAGACCGCGGAGGAGCACGGGCTGCGGGTGGACGTGCTGTCGCCGGAGCCGAGCGTGGGCAAGCTGGCGGAGGCGCTGGCCGAGTACGGTGCGGCGCGCCGCGAGGCGGCCAAGCAGGCCGGCGAGACGGTGTTCCGGCCGAGCGAGCGGCGGCCGGGGGCGCGGCGGCGTCGTACGACGTGA
- a CDS encoding ECF subfamily RNA polymerase sigma factor, BldN family encodes MYPPVGVDASGLAQLRATVLDHLRGFVPTAYAVPAFAAAVPAGFGPAGPCYALTDGGATVGRRGRAAGGSNGTAGTSTQATPTPRRPTADSDQARMMDLVERAQAGEAEAFGRLYDQYSDTVYRYIYYRVGGKATAEDLTSETFLRALRRISTFTWQGRDFGAWLVTIARNLVADHFKSSRFRLEVTTGEMLDANEVERSPEDSVLESLSNAALLEAVRKLNPQQQECVTLRFLQGLSVAETARVMGKNEGAIKTLQYRAVRTLARLLPDDAR; translated from the coding sequence GTGTACCCACCTGTCGGGGTTGACGCCTCGGGCCTGGCTCAGCTGCGCGCAACGGTCCTCGACCACCTGCGCGGCTTCGTCCCCACCGCGTACGCCGTCCCCGCCTTCGCCGCCGCGGTCCCTGCCGGCTTCGGCCCGGCCGGTCCTTGCTACGCCCTGACCGACGGCGGAGCAACGGTGGGCAGACGCGGCCGCGCGGCCGGGGGGTCGAACGGCACCGCCGGCACGAGCACCCAGGCCACCCCCACCCCCCGCCGCCCCACGGCGGACAGCGACCAGGCCCGCATGATGGACCTGGTCGAACGAGCCCAGGCGGGCGAGGCCGAAGCCTTCGGCCGCCTGTACGACCAGTACAGCGACACGGTGTACCGCTACATCTACTACCGGGTCGGCGGCAAGGCGACCGCGGAGGATCTCACCAGCGAGACCTTCCTGCGCGCGCTGCGCCGCATCTCCACCTTCACCTGGCAGGGCCGCGACTTCGGTGCGTGGCTCGTGACGATCGCGCGCAACCTGGTGGCCGACCACTTCAAGTCCAGCCGCTTCCGGCTGGAGGTCACCACCGGCGAGATGCTCGACGCGAACGAGGTCGAGCGCAGTCCCGAGGACTCCGTCCTGGAGTCCCTCTCCAACGCGGCCCTGCTGGAGGCCGTACGGAAACTCAATCCGCAGCAGCAGGAGTGCGTGACACTGCGCTTCCTGCAGGGCCTCTCGGTCGCCGAGACGGCCCGGGTGATGGGGAAGAACGAGGGCGCCATCAAGACGCTCCAGTACCGGGCGGTCCGCACCCTGGCCCGCCTCCTCCCGGACGACGCCCGCTGA
- a CDS encoding HAD family hydrolase — MAALGWLTPRRRSATARSVLAGEASAEAARKTALAESPHLTDADLDLDTDLDVLEEEEEEAEFPVAGDDLAAAFFDLDNTVMQGAAIFHFGRGLYKREFFRRRELARFAWQQAWFRLAGVEDPEHMQDARDSALSIVKGHKVSELMSIGEEIYDEYMATRIWPGTRALAQAHLDAGQKVWLVTAAPVETATIIARRLGLTGALGTVAESVDGIYTGRLVGEPLHGPAKAEAVRALASAEGLDLTRCAAYSDSHNDIPMLSLVGHPYAINPDTKLRKHARTNDWRLRDYRTGRKAVKVGVPAAAGVGAIAGGAAAAIALHRRRK, encoded by the coding sequence ATGGCCGCTCTCGGATGGCTCACACCCCGTAGACGCTCCGCGACCGCGCGGAGCGTACTGGCAGGCGAGGCCTCGGCCGAGGCCGCCCGCAAGACCGCCCTGGCCGAATCCCCGCACCTCACCGACGCAGATCTCGACCTCGACACCGACCTCGACGTACTCGAGGAAGAAGAGGAAGAGGCGGAGTTCCCCGTCGCCGGCGACGACCTCGCCGCCGCCTTCTTCGACCTCGACAACACCGTCATGCAGGGCGCCGCGATCTTCCACTTCGGCCGCGGCCTCTACAAGCGCGAGTTCTTCCGCCGCCGCGAACTCGCCCGTTTCGCCTGGCAACAGGCCTGGTTCCGGCTCGCCGGGGTCGAGGACCCCGAGCACATGCAGGACGCCCGCGACAGCGCCCTGTCCATCGTCAAGGGCCACAAGGTCTCCGAGCTGATGTCCATCGGCGAGGAGATCTACGACGAGTACATGGCGACGCGGATCTGGCCGGGCACCCGCGCCCTCGCCCAGGCCCACCTCGACGCCGGCCAGAAGGTGTGGCTGGTCACCGCGGCCCCCGTGGAGACGGCCACGATCATCGCCCGCCGCCTCGGCCTGACCGGCGCCCTGGGCACCGTCGCGGAGTCCGTCGACGGCATCTACACCGGCCGCCTGGTCGGGGAGCCGCTGCACGGCCCCGCCAAGGCGGAGGCGGTCCGCGCGCTGGCCTCCGCCGAGGGCCTGGACCTCACGCGCTGCGCCGCGTACAGCGATTCGCACAACGACATCCCGATGCTGTCGCTGGTCGGACATCCGTACGCGATCAATCCCGACACAAAACTGCGCAAGCATGCCCGGACCAACGACTGGCGCCTGCGCGACTATCGGACCGGCCGCAAGGCCGTGAAGGTCGGCGTCCCGGCAGCCGCCGGAGTCGGCGCGATCGCGGGTGGCGCGGCCGCCGCGATCGCCCTGCACCGCCGCCGCAAGTAG
- a CDS encoding glutaredoxin family protein, translating to MSPLLRRKEKKRPGERMVTLIGKPGCHLCDEAEEVVAKVCAETGAQWEKKDISQDEELYRLHWEQIPVVLVDGEQHTFWRVNPDRLRRALEG from the coding sequence ATGAGCCCTTTGTTGCGACGTAAAGAGAAGAAGCGTCCCGGCGAGCGGATGGTGACGCTCATCGGGAAGCCGGGATGTCATCTGTGCGACGAGGCCGAGGAGGTCGTCGCGAAGGTGTGCGCCGAGACGGGTGCGCAGTGGGAGAAGAAGGACATCTCGCAGGACGAGGAGCTCTACCGGCTGCACTGGGAGCAGATTCCGGTGGTGTTGGTGGACGGCGAGCAGCACACCTTCTGGCGGGTGAACCCGGACCGGCTGCGGCGGGCATTGGAGGGCTGA
- a CDS encoding redox-sensing transcriptional repressor Rex yields the protein MATGRTHRPATRSRGIPEATVARLPLYLRALTALSERSVPTVSSEELAAAAGVNSAKLRKDFSYLGSYGTRGVGYDVEYLVYQISRELGLTQDWPVVIVGIGNLGAALANYGGFASRGFRVAALIDADPAMAGKPVAGMPVQHTDDLERIIEENGVSIGVIATPAGAAQQVSERLIAAGVTSILNFAPTVLSVPEGVDVRKVDLSIELQILAFHEQRKAGEEAAAAAASGGSSVGGAAPAAAVVPPAGRAAAEARKGNPEGDVPAVMPA from the coding sequence GTGGCAACTGGCCGAACTCACCGACCGGCGACCCGCAGCCGAGGTATTCCCGAGGCCACTGTCGCCCGGCTTCCGCTGTACTTGCGTGCCCTCACCGCGCTCTCCGAGCGATCGGTGCCCACGGTGTCCTCCGAAGAGCTCGCGGCCGCCGCCGGAGTCAACTCCGCGAAGCTGCGCAAGGACTTCTCCTACCTGGGTTCCTACGGCACCCGCGGCGTCGGCTACGACGTCGAGTACCTCGTCTACCAGATCTCCCGCGAGCTCGGCCTCACGCAGGACTGGCCGGTCGTCATCGTCGGCATCGGTAACCTCGGTGCCGCGCTCGCCAACTACGGCGGCTTCGCCTCCCGTGGCTTCCGCGTGGCCGCGCTGATCGACGCCGACCCCGCGATGGCCGGTAAGCCGGTCGCCGGGATGCCCGTGCAGCACACCGATGATCTGGAGCGGATCATCGAGGAGAACGGCGTCTCGATCGGTGTCATCGCGACGCCGGCGGGTGCGGCCCAGCAGGTCAGCGAGCGGCTGATCGCGGCCGGTGTCACCTCTATTTTGAACTTCGCGCCCACCGTGCTGTCCGTGCCGGAGGGCGTGGACGTGCGCAAGGTCGACCTGTCCATCGAGCTCCAGATCCTGGCGTTCCACGAGCAGCGCAAGGCCGGGGAGGAAGCGGCGGCCGCCGCTGCCTCCGGCGGCTCCTCCGTGGGCGGCGCCGCCCCCGCCGCGGCCGTGGTTCCGCCGGCCGGGCGTGCGGCCGCCGAGGCGCGCAAGGGCAACCCCGAGGGCGACGTGCCGGCGGTGATGCCGGCATGA
- a CDS encoding serine O-acetyltransferase — protein MSGIRSLPTFPDRDEPRRDSLLRHIREDLDTVVARDPSRPRRRDALLHAPWYGLILHRVAHRLHVRGYRLAPGLLTLAGRLLSGMEIHPGARIGRRLFIDHGFGVVIGETARVGDDVTLYHGVTLGSRGWSHTGGPRARRHPVIGDDVHIGVGASVLGPVTIAAGTRIRAHSLVLEDLPTPTPVRAPLRALTRPSRGFRAHTPRKQDTP, from the coding sequence ATGAGCGGCATCCGGTCCCTCCCCACGTTTCCGGACCGCGACGAGCCCCGGCGCGACTCCCTCCTGCGGCACATCCGCGAGGACCTCGACACGGTCGTCGCCCGCGACCCCTCCCGCCCGCGCCGGCGCGACGCCCTGCTGCACGCTCCCTGGTACGGGCTGATCCTCCACCGGGTGGCGCACCGCCTCCACGTACGCGGGTACCGGCTGGCCCCCGGCCTGCTCACGCTCGCCGGCCGGCTGCTCTCCGGCATGGAGATCCACCCCGGCGCCCGGATCGGCCGCAGGCTCTTCATCGACCACGGCTTCGGAGTGGTCATCGGCGAAACCGCCCGCGTCGGCGACGACGTGACCCTGTACCACGGCGTGACCCTCGGCTCGCGCGGCTGGTCCCACACGGGCGGGCCCCGCGCACGCCGTCACCCCGTCATCGGCGACGACGTCCACATCGGCGTCGGCGCCTCCGTCCTCGGCCCCGTCACCATCGCCGCCGGCACCCGGATCCGCGCCCACTCCCTCGTCCTCGAAGACCTCCCGACCCCGACCCCCGTCAGGGCTCCGCTCCGGGCACTCACCCGACCGTCACGCGGGTTCCGCGCACACACCCCAAGGAAGCAGGACACCCCATGA
- a CDS encoding helix-turn-helix domain-containing protein, protein MPPRKRPRPNETAMKMVGALVAAARIAKGLTQRTFAEALHVDIETIASIEQGRRVLMPNLAEQMDRVLGLPGLLAVAAHKLPEVDMIPAWAEEYMEREAEALALSWYDTLTVPGLLQTESYARAVLGCRIPFVGTEKIELQTAHRIQRQKILTRPVPPTLSFIVWEPALRDRIGGDEVYQEQLRHLRACADFPTISLQVLPLGVTAHAGLDGPFTLLETPEFQHLAYSETQRGSFLVRDPNEVSILSQKYAMLRSQALNFAETRDLLDRLLGES, encoded by the coding sequence ATGCCACCACGCAAGAGGCCACGGCCCAACGAGACCGCGATGAAGATGGTCGGCGCCCTGGTCGCCGCCGCCCGCATCGCCAAAGGACTGACCCAGCGCACCTTCGCCGAAGCGCTGCACGTGGACATCGAGACCATCGCCTCGATCGAACAGGGCAGGCGGGTCCTGATGCCCAACCTCGCCGAGCAGATGGACCGCGTCCTCGGCCTGCCCGGCCTCTTGGCGGTCGCCGCGCACAAGCTGCCGGAGGTCGACATGATCCCGGCCTGGGCGGAGGAGTACATGGAGCGCGAGGCGGAGGCGCTCGCGCTGTCCTGGTACGACACGCTCACCGTGCCGGGCCTGCTCCAGACCGAGAGCTACGCCCGCGCCGTCCTCGGCTGCCGCATCCCCTTCGTCGGCACCGAGAAGATAGAGCTCCAGACCGCCCACCGCATCCAACGCCAGAAGATCCTCACCCGCCCGGTCCCCCCAACGCTCAGCTTCATCGTGTGGGAGCCCGCCCTGCGCGACCGGATCGGCGGCGACGAGGTGTACCAGGAGCAACTGCGCCACCTGCGCGCCTGCGCCGACTTTCCGACCATCTCCCTCCAGGTACTGCCCCTCGGCGTCACCGCTCACGCGGGCCTCGACGGCCCCTTCACCCTCTTGGAAACACCGGAATTCCAGCACCTCGCCTACTCGGAAACCCAGCGCGGCAGCTTCCTCGTCAGGGACCCGAACGAGGTCAGCATCCTCTCCCAGAAGTATGCGATGCTGCGGTCACAGGCCCTCAACTTCGCGGAAACGCGGGACCTGTTGGACCGGCTGCTAGGAGAGTCATGA
- the hemC gene encoding hydroxymethylbilane synthase: MNTRPDQPLRLGTRRSKLAMSQSGHVADAVRAITGRPVELVEITTYGDVSREHLAQIGGTGVFVTALRDALLRGEVDFAVHSLKDLPTAQPDDLVIAAMPRREDPRDALVARDGLTFEQLPDGARIGTGSPRRTAQLNHLALSLGKRIETVPIRGNVDTRIGFVRDGELDAVVLAAAGMNRIGRGDEATDLLSVDSFLPAPGQGALAVECLASDTDLIAALGELDDPHTRAAVTAERSLLAALEAGCSAPVGAFADLLADGQTVNEMRLRGVVGTLDGSTLVQLSTTGPVPQSYDEAMALGRELADEMLAKGAAGLMGERS; encoded by the coding sequence ATGAACACACGTCCCGACCAGCCGCTGCGGCTCGGTACGCGGCGGAGCAAGCTGGCCATGTCCCAGTCGGGGCACGTCGCAGACGCGGTCCGGGCGATCACCGGCCGGCCCGTCGAGCTCGTGGAGATCACGACCTACGGTGACGTGTCGCGCGAGCACCTCGCCCAGATCGGCGGGACCGGCGTGTTCGTCACCGCCCTGCGCGACGCGCTGCTGCGCGGTGAGGTCGACTTCGCCGTGCACTCGCTGAAGGACCTGCCGACCGCGCAGCCCGACGACCTCGTGATCGCGGCCATGCCGCGCCGCGAGGACCCCCGGGACGCGCTCGTCGCACGTGACGGCCTGACCTTCGAGCAGCTGCCCGACGGCGCCCGGATCGGTACCGGGTCGCCGCGCCGGACGGCGCAGCTCAACCACCTGGCGCTGTCGCTCGGCAAGCGGATCGAGACCGTACCGATCCGCGGCAACGTGGACACGCGGATCGGGTTCGTGCGGGACGGGGAGCTCGACGCCGTCGTGCTCGCCGCCGCCGGCATGAACCGGATCGGGCGCGGTGACGAAGCGACCGACCTGCTGTCCGTCGACAGCTTCCTGCCCGCCCCCGGCCAGGGAGCCCTGGCCGTGGAGTGCCTCGCGTCCGATACGGACCTCATCGCCGCGCTCGGCGAGCTCGACGACCCGCACACCCGGGCCGCCGTGACCGCGGAGCGTTCCCTGCTCGCCGCCCTGGAGGCCGGCTGCAGCGCACCCGTGGGTGCGTTCGCCGACCTTTTGGCCGACGGACAGACTGTCAATGAAATGCGCCTGCGCGGCGTCGTCGGAACCCTCGACGGCTCGACGCTGGTGCAGCTGTCCACCACCGGTCCCGTGCCCCAGTCGTACGACGAGGCCATGGCGCTCGGCCGCGAACTCGCGGACGAGATGCTGGCCAAGGGCGCGGCCGGTCTGATGGGGGAGCGATCGTGA
- a CDS encoding glutamyl-tRNA reductase, with protein MSLLVVGLSHRSAPVSVLERASLSADAKVKLLHDTLAAEPAAEAAVLATCNRIELYADVDKFHAGVAELSTLLAQHSGVALEELTPYLYVHYEDRAVHHLFSVACGLDSMVVGEGQILGQIKDALALGQELHTAGRLINDLFQQALRVGKRAHSETGIDRAGQSLVTFGLEQLAVRMPVGEWAAGKRALVIGAGSMSSLAAATLARVGVAEVVVANRTAERAERLAEILVASGTGVKASAVAMAAVADELTRVDVVVSCTGATGLVLSADDVLAAVSRAGLDVADAAGSVRLTERGSAPDPAPQTPAGLELADVVARLAAAAEAGGRIPDAGAARTMAAPVEADGCPVGPDGRSALTGVDANSLELHGTWADQGEAAAQRQPRKSARSQSDGMPVRLALLDLAMPRDIDAAVHRIPGVRLVDIESLAEASADAPMAADVDAVRAIVAEEVAAFGAAQRAAHITPTVVALRAMAAEVVAMEVARLDGRVPDLDERQRAEVTQTVRRVVDKLLHAPTVRVKQLASEPGGAGYAEALRELFDLDPQTVASVSRADAADPKNDDDPGRAS; from the coding sequence ATGAGTCTGCTCGTCGTAGGGCTGAGCCACCGCAGTGCGCCCGTGAGCGTGCTGGAGCGCGCCTCGCTGTCTGCCGACGCCAAGGTGAAGCTGCTGCACGACACGCTGGCTGCTGAGCCGGCGGCGGAGGCGGCGGTGCTCGCCACGTGCAACCGGATCGAGCTGTACGCGGACGTGGACAAGTTCCACGCCGGCGTCGCCGAGCTGTCGACCTTGTTGGCGCAGCACAGCGGTGTCGCGCTGGAGGAGCTCACCCCGTACCTGTACGTGCACTACGAGGACCGGGCTGTTCACCATCTGTTTTCGGTGGCGTGCGGGCTGGACTCGATGGTGGTCGGCGAGGGGCAGATCCTCGGGCAGATCAAGGACGCGCTGGCGCTGGGGCAGGAACTGCACACCGCCGGGCGGCTGATCAACGACCTGTTCCAGCAGGCGCTGCGGGTCGGCAAGCGGGCGCACTCGGAGACCGGGATCGACCGGGCCGGGCAGTCGCTCGTCACCTTCGGGCTGGAACAGCTCGCCGTGCGGATGCCGGTGGGGGAGTGGGCCGCGGGCAAGCGGGCGCTGGTGATCGGTGCCGGGTCGATGTCCTCGCTGGCCGCGGCGACGCTGGCGCGGGTTGGCGTCGCCGAGGTCGTGGTGGCGAACCGGACCGCGGAGCGGGCCGAGCGGTTGGCGGAGATTCTGGTTGCCTCGGGCACCGGGGTTAAGGCTTCCGCCGTTGCGATGGCGGCCGTCGCGGATGAGCTGACACGAGTCGACGTGGTGGTGTCCTGCACCGGGGCCACTGGGCTGGTGCTGAGCGCCGATGACGTGCTGGCCGCCGTGTCCCGTGCGGGGCTGGATGTGGCCGATGCCGCAGGTTCGGTGCGGCTTACCGAACGGGGCTCCGCCCCGGACCCCGCGCCTCAAACGCCGGCGGGGCTGGAATTGGCCGATGTGGTTGCCAGGCTTGCCGCTGCCGCGGAGGCCGGGGGGCGGATTCCCGATGCCGGGGCCGCGCGGACCATGGCGGCTCCTGTGGAGGCCGATGGGTGTCCGGTGGGGCCCGATGGGCGCTCGGCGTTGACCGGGGTTGATGCCAACTCCCTTGAGTTGCACGGGACCTGGGCCGATCAGGGTGAGGCCGCCGCGCAGCGGCAGCCGCGCAAGAGCGCTCGGAGTCAGAGTGACGGGATGCCCGTGCGGCTCGCGTTGCTGGACCTTGCCATGCCCCGGGACATCGACGCCGCCGTGCACCGGATTCCCGGCGTGCGGCTGGTGGACATCGAGAGCCTGGCGGAGGCCAGCGCGGACGCGCCCATGGCCGCCGACGTCGACGCCGTGCGCGCGATAGTGGCCGAGGAAGTCGCCGCCTTCGGGGCGGCGCAGCGGGCCGCGCACATCACGCCCACCGTCGTCGCCCTGCGCGCCATGGCGGCCGAAGTCGTGGCCATGGAGGTGGCGCGGCTGGACGGGCGGGTGCCCGATCTCGACGAGCGGCAGCGGGCCGAGGTCACCCAGACCGTGCGCCGCGTCGTCGACAAGCTCCTCCACGCGCCGACCGTGCGCGTCAAGCAGCTCGCGAGCGAGCCCGGCGGCGCCGGGTACGCCGAGGCGCTGCGCGAACTCTTCGACCTCGACCCTCAGACGGTGGCATCCGTCAGCCGGGCGGACGCGGCCGATCCGAAGAACGACGACGACCCAGGACGGGCATCATGA